One segment of Pan paniscus chromosome 20, NHGRI_mPanPan1-v2.0_pri, whole genome shotgun sequence DNA contains the following:
- the MVB12A gene encoding multivesicular body subunit 12A — protein sequence MDPVPGTDSAPLAGLAWSSASAPPPRGFSAISCTVEGAPASFGKSFAQKSGYFLCLSSLGSLENPQENVVADIQIVVDKSPLPLGFSPVCDPMDSKASVSKKKRMCVKLLPLGAADTAVFDVRLSGKTKTVPGYLRIGDMGGFAIWCKKAKAPRPVPKPRGLSRDMQGLSLDAASQPSKGGLLERTPSRLGSRASTLRRNDSIYEASSLYGISAMDGVPFTLHPRFEGKSCSPLAFSAFGDLTIKSLADIEEEYNYGFVVEKTAAARLPPSVS from the exons ATGGATCCCGTACCCGGGACAGACTCGGCGCCGCTGGCTGGCCTGGCCTGGTCGTCGGCCTCTGCACCCCCGCCGCGGGGGTTCAGCGCG ATCTCCTGCACCGTCGAGGGGGCACCCGCCAGCTTTGGCAAGAGCTTCGCGCAGAAATCTGGCTACTTCCTGTGCCTTAGTTCTCTGGGCAGCCTAGAG AACCCGCAGGAGAACGTGGTGGCCGATATCCAGATCGTGGTGGACAAGAGCCCCCTGCCGCTGGGCTTCTCCCCCGTCTGCGACCCCATGGATTCCA AGGCCTCTGTGTCCAAGAAGAAACGCATGTGTGTGAAGCTGTTGCCCCTGGGAGCCGCGGACACGGCTGTGTTTGATGTCCGGCTGAGTGGGAAGACCAAGACAGTGCCTGGATACCTTCGAATAGG GGACATGGGTGGCTTTGCCATCTGGTGCAAGAAGGCCAAGGCCCCCAGGCCAGTGCCCAAGCCCCGAGGTCTCAGCCGGGACATGCAGGGCCTCTCTCTGGatgcagccagccagccaag TAAGGGCGGCCTCCTGGAGCGGACACCGTCAAGGCTGGGCTCTCGGGCATCCACTCTGCGGAGGAATGACTCCATCTACGAGGCCTCCAGCCTCTATGGCATCTCAG CCATGGATGGGGTTCCCTTCACACTCCACCCACGATTTGAGGGCAAGAGCTGCAGCCCCCTG GCCTTCTCTGCTTTTGGGGACCTGACCATCAAGTCTCTGGCGGACATTGAGGAGGAG TATAACTACGGCTTCGTGGTGGAGAAGACCGCGGCTGCCCGCCTGCCCCCCAGCGTCTCATAG